A stretch of the Agelaius phoeniceus isolate bAgePho1 chromosome 1, bAgePho1.hap1, whole genome shotgun sequence genome encodes the following:
- the IMPA2 gene encoding inositol monophosphatase 2, which yields MKPCEEEEEEGRAAAAGGGGGDPWKECAEVAVQLARRAGQIIRKALTEEKQVSTKTSAADLVTETDHFVENLIISVLKEKFPSHRFIAEESTAAGSKCVLTDSPTWIIDPVDGTCNFVHRFPTVAVSIGFAVNKELEFGVIYHCTEERLYTGRRGQGAFCNDKRLQVSKETDISKALILTEIGPKRDPATLKLFLGNIERLLKAQAHGVRVIGSSTLALCHLASGAADAYYQFGLHCWDLAAATVIIREAGGTVIDTSGGPLDLMSCRVIAAGTREMAMFIAQEIQTIHYRRDDEN from the exons ATGAAGCCgtgcgaggaggaggaggaggaagggcgggcagcggcggcgggcggcggtgGCGGGGACCCCTGGAAGGAGTGCGCGGAGGTGGCGGTGCAGCTGGCGCGCCGCGCCGGGCAG ATTATTAGGAAAGCTCTAACAGAGGAAAAACAAGTGTCCACAAAGACATCTGCAGCAGATCTCGTGACAGAAACTGATCATTTTGtggaaaatttaattatttctgttCTGAAAGAGAAATTTCCTTCCCACAG GTTCATTGCAGAAGAATCCACTGCTGCAGGTTCAAAATGTGTCCTCACTGACAGTCCCACCTGGATTATTGACCCTGTTGATGGAACGTGCAACTTTGTGCACAG ATTTCCAACAGTGGCAGTGAGCATTGGATTTGCTGTTAACAAAGAG CTTGAATTTGGTGTAATTTACCACTGCACTGAAGAACGATTATACACTGGTAGAAGAGGTCAAGGGGCATTTTGTAATGACAAAAGGCTTCAGGTATCAAAAGAGACAG ATATCTCGAAGGCCTTAATTTTAACAGAAATTGGTCCAAAACGTGACCCTGCAACTTTGAAATTGTTCCTTGGTAACATTGAGAGACTGCTCAAGGCCCAAGCACATGG GGTCCGTGTCATCGGGAGCTCCACGCTGGCCCTGTGCCACTTGGCGTCCGGCGCTGCGGACGCCTACTACCAGTTTGGCTTGCACTGCTGGGACCTGGCAGCAGCCACTGTCATCATCAGAGAGGCAGGAGGCACTGTGATAGACACTTCAG GGGGACCTCTGGACCTTATGTCCTGCCGAGTGATTGCTGCAGGCACGAGAGAGATGGCCATGTTCATAGCTCAGGAAATACAAACCATTCACTACCGGCGGGACGATGAGAATTAA